The Miscanthus floridulus cultivar M001 unplaced genomic scaffold, ASM1932011v1 fs_839_1_2, whole genome shotgun sequence genome contains the following window.
ACTGATATTTCTGTTTGCCGAGTACTGAGAGCAGCAGCGGGAGGCAAAGATGTCCGCATTATCCAACTACATTAGTTTTCTTCCCTGCACATCGGCACACCTGATTCTGACTGCCTGCACTGCACCACTGCTCTTTTGCTTGATTGCGGAAGCTACTCCATACAAGAATTGATGGGAGCTAATCCATCCGTGGAAGCCACAGAAAGGTGCATGTTCGACTCCTAGGACGGTGCTCCGGCCTCATGTCTGGCGGCCGGCTTCGTAGGAGGGGTCCCGACGCACAGGGCACGGCGAGGGGCTGTGGCGGTAGTCTTCTGGGCGGTCGGCGTCTTTGAACCCGCAGGCCGTCGGCTGTCGGCAGCTACGCGCGGGGTTGTCGACCAGTCAGTGTCAGTGAGCATCGGGCTTGGGGTGGGGCCGCGAGGGCAAGGCGTCTTCGAAATGACTCACAAAAAACCCCTTTCGCAGTAGCACACTAGGAGAGTAGGAGGTAGCAACACAGTACTAGCCCGTCTGAAAATGTTCCTATTTTAACCATAAAAATGCTCATGTTGATCCATTTCGACGTCCAATCCAGACTGAACACTGAACATTCATGCATCCAAAAATGGCACAATGCTCGAGCCTACCAAAGGTGTTCCATGTTCATGAGGTCCAGACCGGGAAGGAAACGAGATCCAAAAAGAGTATCGACGACGAGAGAAGGCTACAGATGCAACAAGAAGGCGTCTCTAAGCAAGATAGCCTGCTCAGAAGTCTGCCCCGTCTTCCACACTCGGAAGCCCTCGTTGTTGAAGAAGCCCAGCCGTTTCCAATGCAACATGTGCATCAGCGTGAATGGCCCTTGGGTCTCTCCTTGAGGGTCTCTGTAGTGCCACTGCCACAGGAGCGCCGAAGGTGACACGCCGTTCGTGGCTGCATGTTCTGGCCCGTGCTGCTCTGGGCGCAGAACTCCATTCATGGCTGTATGAGCTGGCTGTCGCTGCTCCGGCTGAAGAACCCCATTCATGGTTGCAGGTGCTGGCTCTCGCTGCTCCAGGTGAACATCCCCATTCATGGCCCTTAGAGCATGCATCGCCTTGCCTTCTGGCTTATGTTGCCCTGTGCTAGGGTCCTCATCGTCATCACTGCTTAGATCGATGACTTCTACAACTTCATTAATCTTTGCCATGGCAGCTTGCCGGGAGTGGTCACTTTCATCTTGGTCAATGTTCATGGCTTGAGTTGGGCTACCATCTGCATTAACTTTACAAATAATGTTAAATGTGATTGCAGAAAAAGAGGAGACTGTTAGAAAGTTAACGACAGGATTGAGAATAGCATGTCACTGTGCAATGTCTTCACAGCAAAGAGCAAATGCACAGCTATTTCTGCAGCAGGATATGATCAGTCATCTAGATTCTACTTGACACTAAACCAACATGACCAAACTTGGAATTATTAAGAAATGGGAGCCAACCATGCAAATATTAGAAACCTCTAGAAGATCTTGCAAGGATACATCACATTAGCAAAGGTGTTGAGTAGCAAACCTTGAGTATCGTCCATTTGATAATGTAGTGCAGGATCAGGAGTAACACCACTGAGGCAGGCTTCATGAGCTACATGGATAAAATGAATCATAAGATCCAAAACTAGCAGCATTAATTGCACAGGATCAATATATCAGAAGAAATGGATTTATGATCAAGCAGTTCATAACTGACATGATCAAGCAGTTCATAATGGATTTAAGAAAAGACAATATATTCAATTTTCTATCAACATTATACCCGCATGCAAACAAATGAATTATACGTGTGAAGGTATTTACCTTATCCCTGCTACTGAATGTAAGTATGTAACAGTTGGTGGTCTATTAGTATCTAGCACAACCCACATGACTAAGTGATCCTATGGCTTTGGTGTCCAATTGGTTTCAGAATTCCAGTTACTCAATATAACTAACGACCCTAAAACATTTAAGCATTCCATCATTTATTATCCTTATTAGTTTCAATCAAGTTCTAATTAAAATTTATATGCGCATAAAATATCTCGGACTGGTTCCATTGTTTTTGGGAACATCAAAAGTTGAATGAACATACAAATCAAATTGTTTGTCTGATAAGTGTTAGCACTAGATAAGAATCACAGTACAGAACCTTCAGAAGGAGCTTCACAAGTAGCATCAACTTGCTTAGATGCAGCTGATGGCAGACGAAATCAGCAAAATAGCCCATAGATAGCGATTAGTTACATAAGGGAAGTTATAAGGTAAACAAAGGAAAACAGGTAGCTTAATTTTCAAAACACCATATCTGAAACAAACCTTCTGATGATTCTTTGTTAAGAACGTTCAAACAATCATGTATTTGCTCTGTAGCACCTGGAACAAGCAAGTAGGCTTTAGTATTAGATGGAGAGCAAGCAAGATAAGCAGGTCTTTGCCTCCAATGGCATTATAATGGCTTTCAAAACCACTAATTTATTTCTAAGTTTGGATATAGTAATTAGTTGATAGCATGTTTTGTGGAGCTTCAACAGTATAACATCTTATTACAATTAGTCATGATTTCCCCAACTAAGTAGATTCAACAGCACAACATAGCAACCACAGCCTAGCCCTTAGCAAGTAGAAAGAGATCAACCAAACTTGACATTAGTTCCATTTAGCAGTAAAAGTTCAGAATAGAAATTACTTAAAAGGAAAAGGTGGAGAACAGAGAATTGTAACGGAACCTTGGGTCCTCCCAAAATATaaaattcaaaaataaaaaagatcTAAGGCAGACAAATGTAGATTTTAATCATACCTTTTGATGGTTCCCCATTGAGAACATTCAAAGAATCAACTGCTTGATGAGCGGCACCTGAAAACAAGCAAGACAAGCAGGTCTTAGTGTCAGAGAGTGACAAGGAAAACTACCATTAGTTTCACTTTTGTCTATACTCAGTTTAAAATAACTTGTAGGAAAGGGAAAAAGGCTAGAGATGCAGAATGCGAAATTGCTTATTTTCCGTCAAATGTGCAGGATCATTGTCTTAAAAGAAGAGAATGGGAAATCCTTAAATACAATTGAACTTTAAGTGCAAAGCATGGCCAAAGCAAATACTTTAATCACACTGATACCAGAGCACACTATGAAGGATAACTAAGAAGGAAAACTAAAAAGTTTGGATGAGCCCCCTACTCCGTGGCATGTTGCAGGATTATGAGCCTGTTTGGTGCTTATAAGCTGCTTATGGCTTATcaatataaatattttttattagTCATAGGTATTAAACAGTAACATCTAATGCTTGTATCTCCTAAGATTCTAGCCTGTGCGGGAGCATAGGTTGCCATGGAGTAGTAAGTATAAAATCTAAATAAATCGAACGCAGAGCACGCTAAACTGAAGTTTCCATAACTAAATATCACTTCTAATATTTCAAAACAGATGTCACATGGCTTGCTGTATCATCTCCAAATCAACTTGCCTGAATACTTGCATTCTAAATATAGCTAATGAACAACTGCAACCTTGTAGGAACAGAATTCCATGTATAGGTAGCCAGCTTTTGAAAGGGCAAATATATATGCATACTTCAATTGTAATGGAAATTATGGTGTTACTTCACAACAAAATGATGCACTGACAAAataattagcttcattttgtatAAATTAACTGTGCTTACTTTTCCACAGCGCCATTTGGATTGAGCATGTAACAACTTAGGGATTCAGGGCCATTATGAATGTGAAACAAATGCAAAGGAAAAAGTGCTATAAGAGACCAAAATTCCAAGTGTTGGCACCTCTACTCTCTTGAGATGAGTTGCTTGCTGCAACTTGGAGTTCAGTTTCCTTTTCTCTGTATTCTGTATCCGGAACAATTTCTGGAACCTCTTCAAGACGCCGCCGTCTTTCAGCTGGTGTGTTTAAAAGTTTTTTTTGGTCCAGTAGTTCCACCAATGTAAGAAAAGAATGCGTCAAGGAAGAAACCTTGTGGGAAGTTTCTTCAATGGTCctctaaagtactaacagtgaAATATGAAAGCAAGATGATATTAACAAAATGAAACACTATACTATTCTACATGATGATCACAGTCAGTCTAAAAAGGATATTCTACGTGTAACCCTTTCATCTGCGCAATGTCGATCTTTCTTTCTAGTCTCACAAGTTCTCTTTCAATCCACTGGAAAATGCCAATTTCATCAATAAGATTAGAAGCAACAAACACATGGAAAGAAAGGATATATCACTACAATAGTAGGATTAATGAAGAGCTGAATCTAGCATGAGAATTTAAAATTTTGCTTTAAGACATCAAATGttgtctaatagatgcaaaagatTAGTATGTGATGCAGGTAATATTGCCATTCAGAACTACAGCACTTCCAAAAACAAATAGCCGTATCAATTAGGGTATGGTGGACAAATAATTCAAGTTTCTAAGCAAAAGAGGAGAACAGCAATAAAATATTTGTGTACAAGTTTCAAAGCAAAGAAATGCTGATATTGATACTATGTCGTGTCCATGAAAAGCACTATGTCCTCGGTATGAGTTACAAAGTACTCCTTTTCAGTTGATTCAGACAACCAGTTACTTGTTAAACTTCTAATTTATATCTATCTGCATACATTTTCAGTTGATTCAGACAACCAGTTACTTGTTAAACTTCTAATTTATATCTATCTGCATACATTTTCCTTCCAACATACACAAGCATGAAGTAGCAAAATAAGCATTCACTGAACTGCCAAGTGCACTTACATGATTAACTATGTCTTTATGTACTGTTGCCACCTTTTCCTCCAACTCAGCCTGCCAAAAAGAGCGAACTCAGAAAACTAACAAAGGAGCTTAGCATATGCATTAGAAGCTCAAGTACAACAGGAGACATGATATCTTTAAGTATTTTCAGCTGACAGATAGTAATAGGTGCAAACTTAGGTAAACAGGCTGGcttaaaaaaaaactcgacctgcggggggtAAGACAGCCCCTGGGCGAACAACACCTTCTCACGCAAGTCGAGAAAACCTCTGAACCCCTGCCTCTAGCTGACAGGTTCAAACTTTTTTTTGAAGCTTGCCCAGGTTCAAACTTAGGTGTAAACAGGTTGGCCTTAAAAATAACTCGACCAGCGGGGTAAGACAACCCCCAGGCGTTGgattaagaagaagaccttctcacgtagGTCGAGAAAACCTATGAACCCATGTAGGTCTACCTCtgaacccctgccccacccatacacagcggcaccgtagcCCATGTGAGAACGACCACGACCGGGGCCGgaccttagacctgtgctttggtgtgggacagacgaggggaCTTTTTTAACCCTAGCCtgaaaattcgctcccacgggacTTTTTTAACCTATGAACCCATGTAGCCCACATTACACTTTACAAGACTGCCAGTgtccaaagattttttttaatggCTGAAGGGAGTAGTGGAAAACCGGAAACAAATTGATCCTCAACTATCAACAAGTACAGAGTATGAACCGTCCATGACATGACCTGGCACAAACAAAGTAACACTTCGCAATACCCAAAACATTTCCCATCATTCTAACTAGCTAGCATATAACATATAGAAAATATTATTGTGGTCCTTCATCTCTATGGACTAGTAAATTTCCTTCTATGGACTAGTAAATTTCCTTTCTATTAACAAAACAATCTGGTTTGTTTGCCCTCATAACTCAGTATTTGCTAGTGTTAAACATCCAATGGGAAGAGCAACCAAGGAAAATTGCCTAGATCATTTTTTAACGAACTGGCAGGAGCTCTGCATTTCAATTAAGCAGAATAGAGAGTTTATGTACAAGACTGGCTTAACCGCCAACCATAGAGATTTCCCTTCACAAACCACACTCCCAGGGAACATCCCAAAAATAAAGGTCTCCCTGGACAAGGCCAGTCTACCCCTGCAAATCAAGCGCCCTTCTGTATTGTACTAAGCGTTCTTTAGAGCATAAGAAGCATAGATCTCCTAATGAATTTGTATATGAATTATCTTACTTTAGCACTGGAATATGCTAGAAGAATCTGCTATTTGTTTGACATGAGATACAGCAACAGATTTGCATTAGTAATTAGCCATGTGAATATGTTAGAATGAGAGCCATAATATTGATTCACAATAAATGTACACACACATACAACACATGCAGTTCAGATACAAAATATTCTCATCACTAGAGCAATGGACGTCAAAGGTGAAAGAAAGAAATCATTATTCAACAGCATGATAAGTCTACTCTAACCAGTGCCACATATTCAAATGGTTAGGCACTGCCACTGcattaaaaagaagaaaaaatcagAATATGATCTTACAACAGTGGCCCGTTTCAGTAGTCCTTTCTCAGCCAAAGAAATAAGATCATCACACTCATCCTGTTACCAAGGGAAAAGACATAATTATTCCACCACATCTTTTATTCAGGCAAAAAAAGGCTAAATATTGAATTAGTGAACCAATGTTGCACAAACTACTTAGTAATGACAAGCTACTTTAGAACAAATGTAGCAGTAAATTTAATTTTCCATCAGCAACAACTAACATAATAGCATTAAAATGCTACTGGATTAAAAAAATAGTACCTCTGCTAAATCCTCATCTGAGAGCATTGATATACTGACATCATCCAACAAACCAGTAACACATAAGAGAATATTTGTACATGTATCATTTATCTTGTATTCATTTTCAGATTTCATGATGCCTGTTACAGATTTATCCAACAGCACGTGAGAAAGTTGTTTCCTTTCTTCACAAATGAACTAAACCATCAAACCTAAGAAAGAATGATTGCAAGTGATCCATACCTGTTACTTGTCCAAGCAGGTATGCTTTTCTAGGTATTTCATAGCTGTGCACCTTTTGGCCGCACTTGACTCTAACAAAACAGCCAACAACTTTCTGTTCAAATATGTCTGGCTGACTCATCAAAAGACTAATAACTAAAGTTTTTCTCAGGTAGATTAGGTTGATATTATTCTGAGTAAGGGAGGCAAAATGTCTCTTGCTTCTTTCTGAGACCCTCTTAGCAATCTTTGGCTCCAGACTATTCCGAGGTCTCTTTTTAATAACTGGggcgtcatcatcatcttcagaacTACAAAATCTTTCATCTTCTGAAACTGCATTTGAAGCTAGATGAACTGCCAAGAACCTACGGATCATTTTGCATCTCACTTTTCTTCTTGTAAACAGGGGTTGCAGCTTATCATCACACAAGAAACGAAGTTTCTTATCGTCCTGGtatagtttcttctctttgatgtACCCCTTGACAACTCCAATAATTTCAAGTTCTTCAAGAGGTTTTGACGTATCCTTTCCAAAACTAGACAAGAATCCAATTAGCTCTCTGGAACCCCACCCAACATAGGTTCTCTTATTTGACTTGTTCTTCTGTGATGTGTTCGCTTTAATCTGTTTGCCCTTAGAGTCAAAAGGAATTGTTTGATCATTGGCGCCATTATCAGGAGATGTATTTTCATCTGACTTGTGATCAACAGCTGGAAATCTCTCTAAATTTGCTCCTTCTTTACAGTTAAGCTTTCTATTCAGAATATCACTAGCTTCTTCCAAGTCAACCAATGTCAAATGTTCTGCATCTTTAATTCCTTCCCAGTAGTCTTTAAACAAAATTTCGTAGTTATCTGTTTTTGCCTGGAGATGCACATGAACAGATGTCAGAAAAGACAGAAGAAGGAAAAAAACATGTTACAGAGGtcaaattgtatttttttttatatAGTCTAAACTAGTTTGGAATTCTTTCCACAAAGAAATCCAACAAAGTTACGGAGGGGAAGAACTAAAAGTGAACTTTATAGCAAGCAACAAACTCTTTTCGAGAACTGACTAGTAAAGACCCAATATTGTACTTGAGGAATCTGGGTTGTTTTATCCACTTAGACTATGGCATTCTTGTTCTAGGAGTGTTGTGGGTGTGTGATCAGTGGCGGAGCGTGAGCTAAAATCAAGAGGGGGGCAAGTCCATATGTTGTGCTTTGTCAATGAGCAAGATAAGCCAGCAAGTAAGATGAAAAAATGGATGACGTGCTTGTGCATGTAAAGCTCATTTGATGACATTGTGTATGAGCTCCTAGCCTCCTACATCATTCAGTACAATGCCCGTTGATGCTTTAAGAATAGAGAAATGCTTGAGAGCCGTAATGAGCAGCAAATGCAGGAGAGCAGTGGGTGTCAGACATACATTGTCTTACTTAGCAATTATTGTACGCAACAGCAGGCAACTGCCATGGGAAGCTACAAAATATATAATGCCTAAAACACTGACATCTGGCTCATCAGAAAACTCCCTTAGACaagggggggctgcagccccctaTGGCCCATGTGTGTGATGGTTGGGTTTGAATGCACGTGTGAGTCTGGCTGTGTGGATTatacatggatttttttttctccttCATTAATGAAATGGCATGCAGCCTCCAGTGCATTTCCGAACAGTATCATGATTCAGAAAAATAGTTGGGTACATGCATGCAGTTACCACATGAGGATCATTCTTCTCAATCGCGATAGCCAGGTTCAAGCAGGTTCTGCAGAATCCCTTATTTTGCTTTCTCAGTTGCACAAATTCTACTTTTCCAAGGCAGGCACAGCAAACCGAGTAAAGTGGACAGCACAGGCACTGATAATCAGAACGTCCTCTGCACTGGACACATATGTGCCAATCTGTACAAAGTCAAAATTAGGCCCACGAATGAATTACAATAGATTTTAAGAGTACAGAAGCTAAAACGTCTTTCGTAAAAGAGGCTAAAACAGACATTCCACAATTCCTGATCATATGTGTCAGGCGCAAAATTCTTATTATGTGCAACTATTTAAGTCCTGGTTAGCTTGATGTGTTGTCAGACAAAAGAAGTTGGGTAGTTAATGTTGACAGGTTTTTATTGGAGGCACTGAAATGCTAGTTGTATTTCTGTTCCATGTTGCATAATGCTGGAACAGGTAGCTCCGTAAAATAGTAAACAGTTGAAAGTAAATGTCCAGCAGCATAACTTTTAAAAAAAAGATGTCCAGAAAAGAACAAGGATAATTTCATAAGGTGGTTTGTACTTCAGGATATGTGGCCATAACCAAGTTACAAACAAGTGAACGTGGGTGACAACCAATTTTTGTCCTTTCTAAAGCTAtggttatcaatatattccaaaaCATACATATGAGAAACATGAAAAGCATATGTGTggtgttttttttttgggggggggggggggggggggggggcaaaacaCTTCCACAGTACAAATTTTATGGATTCTACAAATTTACATCAATATAAAATACTCGTGAAAAGTACATCTTCTTAAGACTATGATGTTATCCAAGTATAAGTATTTGTGACAGAAGGGGGTACTATTTTTAATTGCAACAGATCATACCAGCCTTCAAGACATGAGCATCTGCAGAACTATTGAAGGACATTGTCCTTTCGTAGAGTCATTGATGATTATGCATTGTCAAAACGCTAGAAATGTTAGTGTATACTGCTGCCAACAAATTAATTAACCAGAAACACTTTTCCCTGTACGGGCTCATTACAGATTCATAAAACCAGGCTCACATTTAGGATGCATGGTCATGTTCACCGAATGGGTAGGTCATCATGATCGCGCAGCACATGTGTGATGCAAAACACCAATCAAAACTATTGTTTGGCATTAACATAGCATTCACGCATTCATGATAACATGTTCTCACCGCATATGAACCCCTCATCTTTGTTTTGGACACAGACTGGATGGTAAGCCTTCAGGCAGTTCCTGGAAAGGACAAGGACGCAACATTAGCTGGCAAAGCTGTTGGCAACGATTGGACTGAAAAATAAAATGAACCAGGCGACGTTTTCCCCAAGGGACTGGGTGGATTCACCATGCAGAATCGCTGCACCAACATCTAGCCAGCTGCATTCCGCACAGCCATCCAAGAACAAACCAGCAGCACGAAATCACGCAACCGATTAAAGAGCAATCGCGATGAATTCTAGTCTTTTTTTCGCACCATAAGAGGCAACCGATCGACAcagacaccccccccccccccccccccaaaaaaaaaagcaTGTTCACCATCAGTACAGCAATCGGGGCGGCGGAGCCAACCGATCGATacagaacccccccccccccccccccccccccccccccccccaaaaaaaaaaaaccggcATGTTCACCATCAATACAGCTATCGGGGCGGCTGAATCACACGTATCTAGGACGACGAAGGCTTACCTGGAGTCACATACGCGGAGGTCGTGCCCGCTGTCCTTGCAAATGAAGCAGCATTCCTCGGCCATCTTGTCCTTTTCCTGCCTCTGCCTCTTCCCGCTCATCCTTTCCTCCCCTGGACGCGCGAACGGAGCGGCCCGGACTTAAACCCCCGAAACCCTCCTCAAAACACCGGGTCACCCTCGCCGCCGCGATCCTTGCCCGGATGACGGCGGTCGGCGCAAATAGCGGCAGCGGAAGGCGGGCGGTCTGGGTGAGTGAGGGTTTGGTGGGGTCCGAATTCGTGAGAGCAGAGGAGCGGGCGACTATGTGGCGGGTGCGAGTGAAACCAGCCGGTGCCGTGGGGGAAAGAAATGGAAAGGCTCGAGCCGCGCGGGCCGCCGGAGCGCCGAGCACACCGTCGGGCGGTCGGGGGTCTACCGGCGCGCGACGCGCGTGACGCGTGGCTCTGGCTCCTTGTTGGTTGGCTCGCTTCTTTTCTCGCCCCCCTTCATCTGCCGGTCCGGTCCGTCTCGTTCTCGTGGAAGTGTGGAAGGGAAGGCAGTGCTGACGTTACAGAATGGTTGATTGGGAGCCCAACTCAGCACCGCACCATACTGCTTTTGGGCTTAGCCTGTGTGATGCATGAGTAGAACTTGGGCCAAGAAATATAGGCCAGGCTTATATACTATTAGGCATATTTATTATAACTTCCCGTTTCGGTGCGAGTGGGCGACGACCTGTTGAGAGCCGAGCGACGCCCCCATGGCGGCAGCGACCTAGGGTTGGCGACCCCTCCGGTGGCCGGCCGTAGGAGGATCTCAGCCACTCCCCCGACGTTTCCCTCTTACCTGATCGCTCGGGCTGACTACGGGGTTGCCCTACGCAGCTGCCCGGCCTTGGCTGGAAGGTAGAGGACCAACGGACGAGTGGATCACGTGACGGTGGCTGCATCGGCGTCGTCCAGATGGCAGTGACCAGGCTGCTGACTTTGAAGGATTTTGGCGAGAAGGAGGTGATGTTTCGATCTGCGGGGAAGATTTTATTCGTGATTCAGGCATTCTGTTTAGGAGATTGAAAGCGCATAATAGAAGATGGGGGCGGCTCCTTTGAGGAGTGCCGCCATCCCCAATAAGTTGCCTGAGTTGGATTGTCGCGGACTTAGCAACGCCGCGACAGTGAAGGAGCTTCGCGATCTGACAAAGCAGTTTGCCCCTTCTGTACTTTGTGTTCTGGAGACTCAAGTGCACAAGGCGAGGGTGGAGCAGTTGAAAACCATATTAGGTTTTGATTTTTCGTTTGCCGTGAGCAATACAGGCTGCAGTGGTGGTTTGGTGATTTTCTGGAAGAATAATACAAATTTGCAGATTTTACCGTACTCATAATATCATATAGATGTTATCTTAAAAGAAGGTGATTCTAAGCGTCGGAGATTGACATGTGTGTATGGGGAGGCACGTACTAGTAAGAGGCATAAGACGTGGGATGTTCTGAAATTCAAAAAATCTACGTCTCCGCGTCCCTCGGTTTGCATAGGTGATTTTAACGAAGTTTTGGACAGGTCCGAACATGTTGGAGTGCAGGAGCGGAGCAACGCATAGATGGAGGGCTTTAGAGAAGCCATTGATGTGTGTGGCTTGGTGGATCGAAAggctgttcgtttgctcgtaaacgatcgtaaatttccagctgagaacagtgtttttctctcacaccaaacctatcagcagtaaataatccacgatcgtttacggcttCCAGGGGAGGAACTGGACATATGAAAGGTGGTTCCTACTGCCGGGTTCGACTAAATAGAGCCTTGGCCATGGCTGACGGGTCAGAGCGCTATCCTCTAGCCGTGGTTCAGCACCTCACGGCGGCTGCATCGGACCATGATCCGATCATCCTTTCTTGGCGATCGGATGAGACGAGTGGCAGCAAAAAGACGAGTTTTAAATACGAGGTGATGTGGAAAACCCACGATGATTTTTCGTCGACGCTGGCGGAAGCCTGGGACTCTGGGAGGGGGCAGGAACCGACCAGCATGCAAGATCTCCGGCGCAAATTAGGTGAGGTCAGTGGCCACCTGCAGCGCTGGGAGAGGACGACCTTTGGCAGTGTTCGTCGAGAGCTGCGCAAGCTAGCTGCTGAGCAAGAGCGTCCGCAGTCTGGTCCATTGCGAGTTGGTCCATCACATGCTGAGTTGAAGATCAAGGAACGCATAATGGAATTAAATCACAGAGAGGAGATTATGTGGCGGCAGAGATCAAGGATCATGTGGCTAGCTGAAGGGGACCGAAATACACGGTTTTTTCACCTTCGTTCAAGCCGCCGAAAAAGAAGAAACAAGATTAGTAAGCTGAAGAAGGCCAATGGTGATTTTACTGAGTCCGAGCAAGAGATGAGAGATGTGACAAGGGAATTCTACAGGAATTTATTTCGCTCGGAGGGAGTGCACAATATGGAAGCTGTCTTAGGTACAGTTCCTGTGAAGGTCATGCCTGAGATGAATGATAAATTGTTGATGCCTTTCACGGA
Protein-coding sequences here:
- the LOC136533291 gene encoding uncharacterized protein At5g08430-like isoform X1, whose translation is MSGKRQRQEKDKMAEECCFICKDSGHDLRVCDSRNCLKAYHPVCVQNKDEGFICDWHICVQCRGRSDYQCLCCPLYSVCCACLGKVEFVQLRKQNKGFCRTCLNLAIAIEKNDPHVAKTDNYEILFKDYWEGIKDAEHLTLVDLEEASDILNRKLNCKEGANLERFPAVDHKSDENTSPDNGANDQTIPFDSKGKQIKANTSQKNKSNKRTYVGWGSRELIGFLSSFGKDTSKPLEELEIIGVVKGYIKEKKLYQDDKKLRFLCDDKLQPLFTRRKVRCKMIRRFLAVHLASNAVSEDERFCSSEDDDDAPVIKKRPRNSLEPKIAKRVSERSKRHFASLTQNNINLIYLRKTLVISLLMSQPDIFEQKVVGCFVRVKCGQKVHSYEIPRKAYLLGQVTGIMKSENEYKINDTCTNILLCVTGLLDDVSISMLSDEDLAEDECDDLISLAEKGLLKRATVAELEEKVATVHKDIVNHWIERELVRLERKIDIAQMKGLHVELVELLDQKKLLNTPAERRRRLEEVPEIVPDTEYREKETELQVAASNSSQESRGAAHQAVDSLNVLNGEPSKGATEQIHDCLNVLNKESSEAASKQVDATCEAPSEAHEACLSGVTPDPALHYQMDDTQVNADGSPTQAMNIDQDESDHSRQAAMAKINEVVEVIDLSSDDDEDPSTGQHKPEGKAMHALRAMNGDVHLEQREPAPATMNGVLQPEQRQPAHTAMNGVLRPEQHGPEHAATNGVSPSALLWQWHYRDPQGETQGPFTLMHMLHWKRLGFFNNEGFRVWKTGQTSEQAILLRDAFLLHL
- the LOC136533291 gene encoding uncharacterized protein At5g08430-like isoform X3, whose protein sequence is MSGKRQRQEKDKMAEECCFICKDSGHDLRVCDSRNCLKAYHPVCVQNKDEGFICDWHICVQCRGRSDYQCLCCPLYSVCCACLGKVEFVQLRKQNKGFCRTCLNLAIAIEKNDPHVAKTDNYEILFKDYWEGIKDAEHLTLVDLEEASDILNRKLNCKEGANLERFPAVDHKSDENTSPDNGANDQTIPFDSKGKQIKANTSQKNKSNKRTYVGWGSRELIGFLSSFGKDTSKPLEELEIIGVVKGYIKEKKLYQDDKKLRFLCDDKLQPLFTRRKVRCKMIRRFLAVHLASNAVSEDERFCSSEDDDDAPVIKKRPRNSLEPKIAKRVSERSKRHFASLTQNNINLIYLRKTLVISLLMSQPDIFEQKVVGCFVRVKCGQKVHSYEIPRKAYLLGQVTGIMKSENEYKINDTCTNILLCVTGLLDDVSISMLSDEDLAEDECDDLISLAEKGLLKRATVAELEEKVATVHKDIVNHWIERELVRLERKIDIAQMKGLHVELVELLDQKKLLNTPAERRRRLEEVPEIVPDTEYREKETELQVAASNSSQESRGAAHQAVDSLNVLNGEPSKGATEQIHDCLNVLNKESSEAHEACLSGVTPDPALHYQMDDTQVNADGSPTQAMNIDQDESDHSRQAAMAKINEVVEVIDLSSDDDEDPSTGQHKPEGKAMHALRAMNGDVHLEQREPAPATMNGVLQPEQRQPAHTAMNGVLRPEQHGPEHAATNGVSPSALLWQWHYRDPQGETQGPFTLMHMLHWKRLGFFNNEGFRVWKTGQTSEQAILLRDAFLLHL
- the LOC136533291 gene encoding uncharacterized protein At5g08430-like isoform X4 — protein: MSGKRQRQEKDKMAEECCFICKDSGHDLRVCDSRNCLKAYHPVCVQNKDEGFICDWHICVQCRGRSDYQCLCCPLYSVCCACLGKVEFVQLRKQNKGFCRTCLNLAIAIEKNDPHVAKTDNYEILFKDYWEGIKDAEHLTLVDLEEASDILNRKLNCKEGANLERFPAVDHKSDENTSPDNGANDQTIPFDSKGKQIKANTSQKNKSNKRTYVGWGSRELIGFLSSFGKDTSKPLEELEIIGVVKGYIKEKKLYQDDKKLRFLCDDKLQPLFTRRKVRCKMIRRFLAVHLASNAVSEDERFCSSEDDDDAPVIKKRPRNSLEPKIAKRVSERSKRHFASLTQNNINLIYLRKTLVISLLMSQPDIFEQKVVGCFVRVKCGQKVHSYEIPRKAYLLGQVTGIMKSENEYKINDTCTNILLCVTGLLDDVSISMLSDEDLAEDECDDLISLAEKGLLKRATVAELEEKVATVHKDIVNHWIERELVRLERKIDIAQMKGLHVELVELLDQKKLLNTPAERRRRLEEVPEIVPDTEYREKETELQVAASNSSQESRGAAHQAVDSLNVLNGEPSKGATEQIHDCLNVLNKESSEAHEACLSGVTPDPALHYQMDDTQDGSPTQAMNIDQDESDHSRQAAMAKINEVVEVIDLSSDDDEDPSTGQHKPEGKAMHALRAMNGDVHLEQREPAPATMNGVLQPEQRQPAHTAMNGVLRPEQHGPEHAATNGVSPSALLWQWHYRDPQGETQGPFTLMHMLHWKRLGFFNNEGFRVWKTGQTSEQAILLRDAFLLHL